In Labrus mixtus chromosome 9, fLabMix1.1, whole genome shotgun sequence, the DNA window gcccgcctgcaggaggagaacaaCAAACTCAGACAGTTCTTCAGCTCCTCGTTTGTGAGGAACCTGCAGCAAAAAGCAAAGGTGTGCTCCCTACCAGGACTCTGAACTCTGATGAACTGTCTTAGAGTCGGGGTCTCACCTCAGACATattaaataaagaatgaaaGCATGTAGAGATACGACGACCTCAGGACCCGAGGATGGGTCAATGCTTGATTATGTACTTTAATGATTAGATTGCATAAAGTTCTTCCCACTTTCTCAACTCAAACACACTTAgagcgcggtcacactggccatccataccgtgccgtactcaagcacgattggccccccgctgtGCCATTGCCAGCatggcccgcggtcacactggccaggactaacagtgcctaagcacgattacctcttgtacataacgttgtaatacaacacatgcacactttatgttattatgaaggaaaacaaaaggggacgtgcagtcgagtccgcggccgcacatcggagaacaacacagagaacatgacagctacctctccgaagtgtgccaaagccaaggccaccgtgcctgagcacggagcggagcggtcacactggtcaaccgaactggactttagggttgaagcgtgcttgggcacggtacggatgtgccagtgtgaccgcgccctttcTTAGTGGCTGCATGGCCCACTTTTGTGTCTCGACCCACCTGTTGTGAACCACTGCTTGAAAGAACAGGCTGCTCAGGTTGTCTGCGAGTCATCTTTCTATGTAAGTTCAAGGTTTGGATAATCGTTTTTCAAATGAACatccaccttaaaaaaaagagtagcaCCAACAACTACAATTCTCTTATCctactcttttatccaaagcgatgtacatcagagagtaagaacaacacaagcaaggatctagaaaaaagggaacaatgtcagtaagagcaaacgatcagctttgagtctgattggacacacaggtgctgacaggaagtgaccagaggcaaagcacaacattgagggcagttcttgagagctctaatcagtatagaaaccatcttataagtcgtcgttatcaaacaaaaaccatcgtcattaccatcatcatcatcaataatatggagaccatcatcattaagttagtaggtattcatgaaagagctgggtctttagctttttcttaaaggtgcagagggactctgcagatcacatggagtttggaagttcattccaccaccggggggcgacagaggagaagagtctagtcagagacttaggaccctgttgtgaaggttggatcagacgcctttcattggcagagtgtagtgggcgggggagtgtagacctggatcagagagttaaagtaaggaggagacgtttgtgtcgttgttttgtaagcgagcagcagagttttaaatttgatgcgagcagtaactgggagccctTTTGAATCAGTCCAGCTTGATCTTGACCAAACGGGGACGGTGTTAACCTCTGATCTTGTTCCCTCCTCAGAAACTAACCGCTGACGGGAGGACGAagctgaagagaaacctgaTGCACCAGGAGGACGGACCTCTACAGACCCGCAGTCATCAGCTGCTCGCCTCCCAGCAGGTCAGCAAGAGAGTCTGCAGGAACCTCACTGCCCAGTTCTGCTCGGAGTTCCCTGAGACGCCCGCCTCCTCctcagaaccaaacctggaccTCTGGGTTCTGAGGACGCTCGGGCTGAAGGATCGAGACACCATCGATACGTCcagcatctcctcctcctcgtcctccgcCTCTGGATTCAGCTCTTTGGTTTATGATGCCgctgcctcctcttcttcaccctCTGAATACTCTCTGAACTCGTCTTCTACGCCTTCTTCTGTCCAGAGCTACTGCCAAACGTCGACGCCTCAATCTGACTTTGTGTTCAGTCCTGCCGATTCATCGCCGAGCTGCACGACCTCTCCGGGCCAACGCTCTGACTTCACCACCACTGGACGGTTTGAATCTCCCGACGCCGTCATCAggagctacaacaccttcactGCCTTCCAGTCTCCCCCACGAGACCTGCCCTTCAGCACGTCACCGCTCAGAGCAGAGATCTGTCCTCAGTTCCCGGCCTCGAGTCCAGTCCAAAGTCTGCAGAGGAACCCAACAGAACCTCCGGCTTACTGGTCCCCGATGAGAAGCGGCAAGACCACATCATCACAGGACGCAATCCAGTTCAGTCCACCTGGAGAGAGAGTCCATTTCTCCCCCGTCGCCTCATCCAGTCCCGCCATCAACCAGTCTAGCACACCTAGTCCGTCAGCGGGATCCAGCACGCCTCAGACGCCTCGCAGCCGCACAGATTTGGCGTTCAGTATGTGCCTGAGCCCGTCCAACAGCGTCAAGACCCACAGCTTCCCCCAGGGACAAGCCTTCGTCAGGAAGGACAGCGGGGGTCGGTGGAACTTCACCTGGGTACCCAAACAAGGACCATGAAAGATCTTCCTCTTAAGGGACTCGCTGCTAACTGATCGCTGCCACAGTTCAAACTTTCAGAACTAAAAAATGGATGTTTTACTTGTTGCTGGTTGAAGAGTTTGTTCTTGGGTCCGGTTGATAAACATCCATTGAAGACCATCATGACAGAGACTTTTGATTTTCTGGTTTACGTTCAAACACTATGATCCTGACATCGATGAGACGATCTGTACGACATGAACAGAGATGAACCATTCACCTGTGGGACATTGGAACTAACAGGCTCGAGCCACGCTAATGTAAAGTAGCTTAAAGTCAACTTACAATGAGAGCCACTTGAAAATTAACAAATGCACAATATTAAGCGTTATCTTagcattagcttagcattagtcATACTTGATTTTTCATCCGCGAAGCATTGTTCCTACATTCTTACTTTCTTAAGAAGAAGTTATTCATAAACGTGTAGTGTGCTCAAACCttcagaaaactcctgaaaatttccgTAAGTCTTCCAGGtgatctgcatgtgtgaacgcaaacggcAGACTTTTTACCTGTCGGCCCCTCTAAATGTTACCCTAACGTCCCGCTGTGAGGGACAGATGAGAACAAGCAGCTCAGGAATATTTCAGGGTCAGCGATTTAGAGGGTATATGTGTGTAAACAGcgtcacatctgcactcctgtcAGGAGGACTTCCACTTCCACTTCCACTACAacatcctcctgatctggttgttcacacatgactATCCCTGTCGGACGGGAGGGGTGGAGGcgccccctcccactggctcctcccactggctccaggtgaattctcctgattatatcctgctgtgttctcacatcagctcactctgactcaGATTAATGTATGAATGATTATGATTATGTAACAGTATTTATAACTGAGTAGTAATGTAGGATCAATGCTTCATAGATGAAGACTTAAGTCTTAACAGCTTCATTAACAGATGAGACTAAAAGTTGTTGAGATTCTTTGATTTGTGAAACAGAAACTGCCGCATGAAAACACGTGTCAATCCTTCTGTTGTGTTCTTTgttctatttatttaaaaacagtgaaaatcaGGAAGATCCCAAACAGGGTTGCCCGCTGTACGATGTACGACCAGTAACTGTAGGAAATGATGAATGTATGATATCTGTGATTTGAGAGCAACCAATCAGATCGGCACCTGACCGACAcgccctcctctctgctgccaaGCTCTACCTGCCAATCAAGCCATCACCTGATGCCCTGCTCACACCTGCGGTTCGTTATGCCAGACGGACCCTAACCCGCTTTACATTATTGTGGTGTGCAgggcagacggagcactgagggaatgctacgttcagaatcatgctagttttagaataTTACCATCCCTGACCTTAAAGCTAAATGCATgaagcatgagagagagagagatacttcATGAAGGCAGAAATAttacagaatcttttttttttagcaatgacTCTAAAGAATTTCAGCCCAAGTGGTGTCAGGACGTCAAGGTTGGGAGAGCCTGTGCGAGGCtatttgaatgttaaaaagGTAAATCTTCACTGCCATTCTTGCTAACGTCTATCACGTCAGTAGTGTAAAGACTGTGGGAAACACATTGTACTGAATTCATGGTCACAGAATAATGTTTTGTAATAATTGACGGCTCACTCAGTCACTGCCGGGTCACTTTGGG includes these proteins:
- the gmnc gene encoding geminin coiled-coil domain-containing protein 1 gives rise to the protein METLACGWACDPCDPSDLREEASSVWDSQYVYNGSPPAAAALLWAEPISPHLQRNKQLQDVLLQREEELARLQEENNKLRQFFSSSFVRNLQQKAKKLTADGRTKLKRNLMHQEDGPLQTRSHQLLASQQVSKRVCRNLTAQFCSEFPETPASSSEPNLDLWVLRTLGLKDRDTIDTSSISSSSSSASGFSSLVYDAAASSSSPSEYSLNSSSTPSSVQSYCQTSTPQSDFVFSPADSSPSCTTSPGQRSDFTTTGRFESPDAVIRSYNTFTAFQSPPRDLPFSTSPLRAEICPQFPASSPVQSLQRNPTEPPAYWSPMRSGKTTSSQDAIQFSPPGERVHFSPVASSSPAINQSSTPSPSAGSSTPQTPRSRTDLAFSMCLSPSNSVKTHSFPQGQAFVRKDSGGRWNFTWVPKQGP